Proteins found in one Sphingobacteriales bacterium genomic segment:
- a CDS encoding ABC transporter permease, giving the protein MAASSWLNHPFFAFIRKEFYHVFRDNKTLLMLFGIPIVQIVLFGFALTNEIKNSKIAVFDAAKDAASQKIIHRLEVNKSFEVASYLHSAADIEPAFKTGKIKVVVVFPDNFNNDLLYRNKAQVQIISDASDPNTANTLTNYINNIIADYQRELQGAAVVPYQIQPEIRMLYNPELKGATNFVPGVMTLVLLLICVLMTSVSIVREKELGTMEVLLVSPMPPLLIIIAKAIPYFFLSLINLTVIVLMSIFLLDMPFNGSMPLLYAVSSVLILCALSLGLLISNSTGSQQAAMLLSLMGMLLPVLLFTGFLFPLENMPLPLQIAANIVPSKWYYIIVKSVMIKGLGIAAIWKEVAVLIIMTFFFLALSLKKFNIRLQ; this is encoded by the coding sequence ATGGCTGCTTCATCTTGGCTCAATCACCCTTTTTTCGCTTTTATCCGAAAAGAATTTTATCATGTATTTCGGGATAATAAAACGCTTTTGATGCTGTTTGGTATTCCGATAGTACAAATTGTGTTGTTCGGATTTGCTCTGACCAATGAAATAAAAAATTCAAAAATTGCCGTTTTTGATGCAGCAAAAGATGCCGCTTCTCAAAAAATTATCCATCGCTTGGAGGTGAACAAGAGTTTTGAGGTAGCGAGCTATTTGCACAGTGCCGCCGATATTGAACCTGCTTTCAAAACAGGAAAAATAAAAGTAGTGGTGGTTTTTCCAGACAATTTTAATAATGATCTTTTGTACCGGAATAAAGCACAAGTGCAGATTATCAGCGATGCTTCTGACCCCAACACCGCCAATACCTTGACCAATTACATCAACAATATCATTGCCGACTATCAGCGCGAATTGCAGGGGGCTGCTGTCGTTCCTTATCAAATACAGCCCGAAATCCGTATGCTCTACAATCCCGAACTCAAAGGGGCTACCAACTTTGTACCCGGTGTGATGACATTGGTGCTGCTGCTGATATGTGTGCTGATGACATCTGTTTCTATTGTACGCGAAAAAGAGTTGGGTACGATGGAAGTATTGTTAGTGTCGCCGATGCCTCCTTTGCTCATCATTATCGCCAAAGCTATTCCGTATTTTTTTCTGTCGCTTATCAACCTCACCGTTATTGTTTTGATGAGTATTTTTTTATTGGATATGCCATTCAACGGCTCTATGCCGCTTTTATATGCGGTGAGCAGCGTGTTGATTTTGTGTGCTTTGTCTTTGGGTTTGCTGATTTCCAACTCCACCGGCTCGCAGCAGGCAGCTATGCTCTTGTCGCTGATGGGTATGTTGTTGCCGGTTTTGTTGTTTACAGGCTTTTTGTTTCCTTTGGAAAATATGCCTTTGCCTTTGCAAATTGCGGCTAATATAGTTCCATCAAAATGGTATTATATCATCGTAAAATCGGTTATGATAAAAGGCTTGGGCATTGCTGCTATCTGGAAAGAAGTGGCAGTGTTGATAATAATGACTTTCTTTTTTTTAGCCTTGAGTTTGAAAAAATTTAATATCAGATTGCAATAA
- a CDS encoding insulinase family protein, translating into MHIHFHRHVLSNGLRLLIHADATTQMVAFNVLYDVGSKDENHERTGLAHLLEHLMFEGSRHIPDFDTPLQQAGGENNAFTNSDYTNYYEVLPANNLETAFWLESDRMTQLHLNEEGLEVQKKVILEEFNEECLQKPYGDVWHHLKALAYQQHPYRFPVIGKEPAHITAIQLPEVEEFYRRYYQPANAIIVVAGNVQHDDVLQLAEKWFGDIPSVPRPPRTYLPEPPQNEYRLKILPAPTPVEVIFMAFKTPPHQHPDFLVCDLLADMLCAGKSSPLQQQLVEQQAIFSSLDIYLSDEVEEGLWIIEGKVLPHHTAVAAEQAIWRALEQWKQQGMNAAALEKTLNRTEAQIHFTDVSILSRATNLAFYELCGDAAAINEEVARYRNISSDDLLRVAAALLQPTQCSVLRYEHTPAANQPKRKKISEI; encoded by the coding sequence GTGCATATACATTTTCATCGTCATGTTTTATCCAATGGCTTGCGCCTGCTCATTCACGCCGATGCTACTACTCAAATGGTGGCTTTCAATGTATTGTACGATGTAGGCTCAAAAGACGAAAACCACGAGCGCACCGGCTTGGCGCACCTTTTGGAGCATCTGATGTTTGAAGGCAGCCGCCACATTCCCGATTTTGATACGCCACTCCAGCAAGCCGGCGGCGAAAACAATGCTTTTACCAACAGCGACTATACCAACTACTACGAAGTATTGCCCGCCAACAACCTCGAAACCGCCTTTTGGCTTGAAAGCGACCGCATGACGCAGTTGCACCTCAACGAAGAAGGTTTGGAAGTACAGAAAAAGGTAATATTGGAAGAATTTAACGAAGAATGTTTGCAAAAGCCCTATGGCGATGTATGGCATCATCTCAAAGCATTGGCATATCAGCAGCATCCTTACCGTTTTCCGGTCATTGGCAAAGAACCCGCTCACATTACCGCCATTCAGCTGCCCGAAGTGGAGGAATTTTATCGCCGCTATTATCAGCCTGCCAACGCCATTATTGTAGTGGCGGGCAATGTGCAACACGATGATGTGTTGCAGTTGGCAGAAAAATGGTTTGGCGATATACCTTCTGTGCCGCGCCCGCCGCGCACCTACCTGCCCGAGCCGCCCCAAAATGAATATCGCCTCAAAATATTGCCCGCGCCCACGCCCGTAGAAGTGATTTTTATGGCTTTTAAAACGCCGCCGCACCAGCACCCCGACTTTTTGGTATGCGACCTCCTCGCCGATATGCTCTGTGCTGGCAAATCTTCGCCTTTGCAGCAGCAGTTGGTGGAGCAGCAAGCCATTTTCAGCAGTTTGGATATTTATTTAAGCGATGAAGTAGAAGAGGGCTTGTGGATAATAGAAGGAAAAGTGCTGCCGCACCATACGGCGGTGGCAGCAGAGCAGGCGATATGGCGGGCTTTGGAGCAATGGAAACAACAAGGAATGAATGCTGCCGCCCTCGAAAAGACACTCAACCGAACCGAAGCACAAATTCATTTCACTGATGTCAGTATTTTGAGCCGTGCTACCAATTTAGCCTTTTACGAACTCTGTGGCGATGCCGCCGCCATCAACGAAGAAGTGGCACGCTACCGCAATATCAGCAGCGATGACCTTTTGCGCGTAGCTGCTGCCCTGTTGCAACCCACTCAATGCTCGGTGCTGCGCTATGAGCATACTCCGGCGGCGAACCAACCAAAGCGAAAAAAAATATCGGAAATATAG
- a CDS encoding methylglyoxal synthase has protein sequence MKIAIIAHDGKKAQMVSFLMEHRELLRNIELVATGTTGGYVERAGLKVEKMLSGPLGGDAQIAALTAEKKIDMVIFFRDPLDRHPHEPDVQMLMRLCDVHNIPLATNPATAELLIKGKLFETLHEKK, from the coding sequence ATGAAGATTGCTATTATCGCACACGACGGCAAAAAAGCACAAATGGTTTCTTTTTTAATGGAGCATCGCGAGTTGCTGCGCAATATAGAATTAGTGGCTACCGGCACTACGGGCGGCTATGTAGAGCGCGCCGGACTGAAAGTAGAAAAAATGTTGTCGGGTCCCTTGGGCGGCGATGCACAAATAGCGGCACTCACCGCCGAAAAGAAAATAGATATGGTTATTTTTTTTAGAGACCCCCTTGACCGCCACCCCCACGAGCCAGATGTACAAATGCTGATGCGCCTTTGTGATGTACACAATATCCCTTTGGCAACCAACCCCGCTACTGCCGAGTTGCTCATCAAAGGAAAATTATTTGAAACCCTCCACGAGAAGAAATAA